Proteins from a single region of Runella sp. SP2:
- a CDS encoding M1 family metallopeptidase: MNKFFVLLLCYLFGALSPLIAQPPAANYHANSRFEQMGTSLPTPNTYRTASGAPGKEYWQNRVDYDIKAEIDDEKQRLTGSEVVTYFNNSPDELRYLWIQLDQNLFAKNSMANQTRTSSINEKGMPATSMTRSMIDKDYGHKITAVKDPKTGQALRYRINETMMRIDLNAPIRSGQSVSFQIDWNFNITDFRFAQGARGGAEFFAKDGNFIYEIAQWFPRACVYDDVNGWQNKQFLGQGEFTLPFGNYKVAITVPNDHIVGASGELQNASQILSSEQLKRLEKARTTFDKPVLVVSQDEATKNEANKPNGKKTWVFKADNVRDFAFASSRKFIWDAMNVELNGKKVLAMSFYPKEANPLWGQYSTMLVAHTVKTYSKFTFDYPYPVAQSVHGPVGGMEYPMISFNGARPDADGTYSEGIKNFLIQVVIHEVGHNWFPMIVNSDERQWSWMDEGLNSFMEYLTTKEWDRNLGGDVAEPQNITEYMRTEQSKQVPIMSSSDNIMGFGPNAYTKPATGLNILRETIMGRELFDYAFKEYANRWKFKHPTPADFFRTMEDASGVDLDWFWKGWFYGTEPVDQDLVEVEWFALDTQNPEITKAEQRAVANSKRETIARQRDKDFIKESVVEKNPDMKDFYNSYDPYKVTDADKKKYETYLASLTPDERKLVESGMNFYTLKVKNKGGLPMPVIVKMQFEDGTDSVARFPAEIWRLNDQQVSKVITTKKKVVQWTLDPFREIADIDEESNSFPRQPTQPTRFQLFKGGGFQRGGSNPMREAQQAQPPKAGQQGGAKNE, encoded by the coding sequence ATGAATAAGTTTTTTGTCCTGCTATTGTGCTACCTATTTGGTGCACTTTCGCCGCTTATCGCACAACCCCCCGCCGCCAACTACCACGCCAATTCCCGTTTTGAACAAATGGGAACTTCCCTGCCAACTCCCAACACCTACCGCACCGCATCGGGAGCGCCAGGAAAGGAATATTGGCAAAACCGCGTTGATTATGACATCAAAGCCGAAATCGACGATGAAAAACAACGCCTTACGGGCTCAGAAGTAGTAACATATTTCAACAACTCACCCGATGAGCTACGTTATTTGTGGATTCAGCTTGACCAGAACCTTTTTGCCAAAAACTCCATGGCCAATCAGACGCGGACGAGCTCTATCAACGAAAAAGGAATGCCTGCTACGTCCATGACCCGTTCGATGATTGACAAGGATTACGGTCATAAAATTACGGCGGTGAAAGATCCTAAAACGGGGCAGGCCCTCCGTTATCGCATCAATGAAACCATGATGCGTATCGACCTTAACGCTCCTATTCGTTCGGGTCAATCGGTCAGTTTTCAGATTGATTGGAACTTCAACATCACCGATTTTCGCTTTGCCCAAGGTGCTCGCGGTGGCGCTGAGTTTTTTGCCAAAGATGGCAACTTCATTTACGAAATCGCTCAGTGGTTCCCGCGTGCTTGCGTGTATGACGACGTAAACGGCTGGCAAAACAAGCAGTTTTTGGGTCAAGGCGAGTTTACCTTGCCATTCGGAAATTATAAAGTAGCGATTACTGTCCCTAACGACCACATCGTAGGTGCGAGTGGTGAGCTTCAAAACGCTTCGCAAATTCTTTCATCGGAGCAATTGAAGCGCTTAGAAAAAGCGCGCACCACGTTCGATAAGCCCGTTTTGGTTGTCAGCCAAGACGAAGCAACTAAAAACGAAGCCAACAAACCTAATGGTAAAAAGACCTGGGTATTCAAAGCCGACAACGTCCGTGATTTTGCTTTTGCTAGTAGCCGTAAGTTCATCTGGGATGCCATGAACGTAGAACTCAACGGCAAAAAAGTATTGGCCATGTCGTTTTACCCTAAAGAAGCCAATCCGCTTTGGGGACAATATTCAACCATGTTGGTGGCGCATACGGTAAAAACGTACTCAAAATTCACCTTCGACTATCCATATCCAGTTGCGCAGTCGGTACACGGCCCCGTGGGAGGGATGGAATACCCGATGATTTCATTCAACGGAGCTCGACCCGATGCTGACGGAACATATTCGGAAGGAATCAAAAACTTTTTGATTCAGGTGGTTATCCACGAAGTAGGGCACAACTGGTTTCCAATGATTGTGAACTCTGACGAGCGCCAATGGTCGTGGATGGACGAAGGCTTAAACTCGTTCATGGAGTATTTAACTACCAAAGAATGGGATCGTAACCTCGGTGGAGACGTGGCTGAGCCTCAAAATATCACCGAATACATGCGTACCGAGCAAAGCAAACAGGTACCTATCATGTCGAGTTCTGATAACATCATGGGCTTTGGTCCAAATGCCTACACCAAACCTGCGACTGGTTTGAATATTTTGCGCGAGACAATTATGGGACGTGAATTGTTCGATTATGCGTTCAAAGAATACGCCAACCGCTGGAAGTTTAAACACCCAACTCCTGCCGATTTCTTCCGTACAATGGAAGATGCTTCGGGCGTGGATTTAGATTGGTTTTGGAAAGGCTGGTTCTACGGCACTGAGCCCGTTGACCAAGATTTGGTAGAAGTAGAATGGTTTGCCCTTGACACGCAAAACCCTGAAATCACCAAAGCGGAACAGCGAGCAGTAGCCAACAGTAAGCGGGAAACAATTGCTCGTCAGCGCGATAAGGACTTCATCAAGGAGTCAGTGGTAGAGAAAAATCCTGACATGAAGGATTTCTACAACTCGTACGACCCTTACAAAGTGACGGACGCTGATAAAAAGAAATACGAAACGTACTTGGCAAGCTTAACACCCGATGAGCGCAAATTGGTCGAATCAGGGATGAATTTCTATACCTTGAAAGTGAAAAACAAAGGAGGTTTGCCAATGCCCGTGATTGTAAAAATGCAGTTTGAAGACGGCACGGATTCGGTAGCGCGCTTCCCAGCGGAAATCTGGCGTTTGAACGACCAACAAGTGTCGAAAGTTATTACCACGAAAAAGAAAGTGGTTCAGTGGACGTTAGACCCATTCCGTGAAATTGCCGACATCGACGAAGAGAGCAACAGCTTCCCACGTCAGCCAACGCAACCAACGCGTTTCCAACTATTCAAAGGGGGTGGTTTCCAACGTGGAGGCTCTAACCCAATGCGTGAAGCCCAGCAGGCCCAGCCGCCAAAAGCAGGTCAGCAGGGTGGCGCTAAAAACGAGTAA
- a CDS encoding DUF6169 family protein gives MLEFSFKELPVDARVPSTILYFLSNFFENHQNVLIYVCESIDKKQFARKRVFDKWFIKFRTTDLEKYDFSFSLDDVVILGAVLIHRNNTERENLLNAFLESYQMYSDYKS, from the coding sequence TTGTTAGAATTTAGTTTCAAAGAACTGCCTGTTGACGCAAGAGTCCCTTCGACGATTTTATATTTTTTATCCAATTTCTTCGAAAATCATCAAAATGTGCTGATTTATGTTTGCGAGAGTATCGATAAAAAACAGTTTGCACGAAAAAGAGTCTTTGATAAATGGTTTATAAAATTCCGTACTACTGACCTCGAAAAGTACGATTTTTCGTTTTCATTAGACGATGTTGTTATTTTAGGAGCTGTTCTAATCCATAGAAATAACACCGAACGGGAGAACCTCTTAAATGCTTTTTTAGAAAGCTATCAAATGTACTCTGATTATAAATCATGA
- a CDS encoding thioredoxin family protein, which translates to MKSVISALLILLTLTTFGQVQNHAKWNVESPKKEVKVGDVVEIKFIAAIDPTWHLYSTEFEVKDGPNPTEFKFKPNDTYQLVGKIKPVGFHNFYEEVWGGNTSVAEGTGSFVQKVKILKANPQIEVAVDYQTCQNDGLCTMGSADFKITDIKVAADAAAATTTQPVAGQPIEQVTATPTKDSNTVAATPTTAPETTSGAVAESSETTTTPEPAEEESLWSFLLACFLGGLASIFMPCIYPIMPMTVSYFTKQEHGTGKALLYGLSIVSIFTLLGFLVSRIGGAQAANFISTHWAPNAIFFVVFILFGLSFLGLFEIVLPSSFVNNVDKQADKGGLIGIFFMALTLVVVSFSCTAPIAGSLLILASKGNEVMRPVLGMIAFSMPFAVVFTGLAMFPKFLKSLPKSGGWLNEFKVVFGLLEFALALKFLSNIDLAYRWNVLDREIFLAIWIVLFTIIGFYVLGKLRMDKDSPVKGVTIPRLLISSSTFAFVVYMLPGMFGAPLRALSGWLPPEQTQDFFLTNAVGGTSTGNTAKLDRSKPHLPHGLEGFFDYEQALAQAKAAGKPVFVDFTGFNCANCRKMEANVWPQPEVLDRLKKEFVIASLYVDDKTELPKEQQFVSTYDKREKTTIGDKNADLQITKFNNNAQPFYCVISPEGELLTKPIGYASTEEFVQFLDSGLSKFKR; encoded by the coding sequence ATGAAAAGTGTAATCAGTGCTCTTTTAATACTCTTGACCCTCACCACCTTTGGGCAAGTCCAAAATCACGCAAAATGGAATGTCGAATCGCCTAAAAAAGAGGTAAAAGTAGGAGACGTTGTCGAAATTAAGTTCATTGCGGCTATCGATCCCACTTGGCATTTGTACTCGACCGAATTTGAGGTAAAGGATGGCCCAAATCCTACTGAGTTTAAGTTCAAGCCCAATGATACGTATCAATTGGTAGGTAAAATAAAACCCGTTGGGTTTCACAACTTTTACGAAGAGGTTTGGGGAGGCAATACAAGCGTCGCAGAAGGCACGGGTTCTTTTGTACAAAAAGTAAAGATTCTCAAGGCCAACCCGCAAATCGAAGTAGCAGTTGATTATCAAACTTGCCAAAACGATGGGCTCTGCACCATGGGAAGTGCTGATTTTAAAATTACCGATATTAAAGTAGCTGCCGACGCTGCGGCCGCTACTACAACTCAGCCCGTAGCAGGCCAGCCAATCGAGCAAGTTACGGCAACTCCCACCAAAGACAGCAATACTGTTGCCGCAACACCAACTACCGCTCCAGAAACAACGTCTGGGGCAGTTGCTGAATCTTCAGAAACGACAACTACCCCAGAACCCGCCGAAGAAGAGTCGTTGTGGAGTTTCTTATTAGCTTGTTTCTTGGGAGGTTTGGCGTCTATTTTCATGCCATGTATTTATCCTATCATGCCGATGACGGTGAGTTATTTTACCAAACAAGAGCACGGCACTGGCAAGGCTTTGTTGTATGGCCTTTCCATCGTTTCTATTTTTACCTTACTGGGTTTCTTAGTATCACGCATTGGAGGAGCACAAGCCGCCAACTTTATCAGTACCCACTGGGCGCCCAACGCCATTTTCTTTGTGGTATTTATCTTATTTGGTTTGTCGTTTTTGGGTCTATTTGAGATAGTGTTGCCAAGTTCATTTGTGAATAATGTCGATAAACAAGCCGATAAAGGCGGCCTTATCGGAATTTTCTTCATGGCCCTTACACTCGTTGTGGTTTCGTTTTCGTGTACAGCACCCATTGCAGGTTCGCTCCTTATTTTGGCCTCCAAAGGCAACGAAGTGATGCGTCCTGTGCTTGGGATGATTGCTTTTTCAATGCCTTTCGCCGTGGTGTTTACGGGCTTAGCCATGTTCCCGAAATTCTTGAAAAGCCTTCCCAAATCGGGTGGATGGCTCAACGAATTTAAGGTGGTATTTGGGTTATTGGAGTTTGCATTGGCACTCAAGTTTTTGAGTAACATTGACTTAGCTTACCGCTGGAATGTGCTTGACCGCGAAATTTTCCTCGCGATTTGGATTGTTTTGTTCACCATCATTGGTTTTTATGTACTTGGTAAACTTCGCATGGACAAAGACTCTCCTGTAAAAGGAGTAACGATTCCGCGCTTATTGATTTCGTCTTCGACTTTCGCTTTCGTAGTATATATGCTTCCAGGGATGTTTGGAGCGCCTCTTCGGGCATTGTCGGGCTGGTTGCCTCCTGAACAAACTCAAGACTTTTTCTTGACCAACGCCGTTGGTGGAACAAGTACGGGAAATACGGCCAAACTTGACCGCAGCAAACCTCACTTACCACATGGCCTTGAAGGATTTTTTGATTACGAACAAGCCTTGGCCCAAGCCAAAGCCGCAGGCAAACCTGTATTTGTTGATTTTACAGGTTTCAATTGCGCCAACTGCCGCAAAATGGAAGCCAACGTTTGGCCGCAACCCGAAGTGCTGGACCGCCTCAAGAAAGAGTTTGTGATTGCTTCGCTTTACGTGGATGACAAAACCGAACTTCCTAAAGAACAACAGTTTGTATCAACTTACGATAAGCGCGAAAAAACAACCATCGGTGACAAAAACGCGGATTTGCAAATTACGAAATTTAACAACAACGCTCAGCCCTTTTACTGCGTCATCAGCCCCGAAGGTGAGCTACTCACCAAGCCCATTGGCTACGCAAGCACCGAAGAATTTGTGCAATTTCTCGATTCTGGACTTTCGAAGTTTAAGCGTTAA
- a CDS encoding glycoside hydrolase family 88 protein, which produces MKYITIICCSLWVTTAVFAQKLPKKKDLLKAMTSANAYFMNKWSDVGKPIVGKDRTRPSNIWTRGVYYEGLMALYQIDPQKQYLDYAISWGEVHKWGLRNGITTRNGDDQCCGQTYIDLYLMDKKEERIRDIKACMDNLVNSEKKDDWSWVDALQMAMPVFAKLGVIYDDNRYYEKMYDMYLFTKNQHGDKGLYNPAEGLWWRDKDFDPPYKTPAGKNCYWSRGNGWVVAALVRVLDIMPKNAPHREEYQKTYLEMMKALSALQRPDGYWNVSLTDETDFGGKELTGTALFVYGMAWGMRTGLLDKKTYQPVVAKAMNAMLKECVHPNGFLGWVQGTGKEPKDGQPLSYDKQPDYEDFGLGCFLLAGTEVVKL; this is translated from the coding sequence GTGAAATATATAACTATCATTTGCTGTAGTTTGTGGGTAACAACCGCTGTTTTTGCCCAAAAACTGCCCAAAAAGAAAGACCTCTTAAAAGCCATGACCTCGGCCAATGCGTATTTTATGAACAAATGGTCGGATGTGGGAAAACCTATTGTAGGAAAAGACCGTACACGCCCCAGCAATATCTGGACCCGTGGCGTTTATTACGAGGGACTCATGGCGCTTTACCAAATTGACCCTCAAAAACAGTACCTCGACTATGCTATTTCGTGGGGAGAAGTCCATAAATGGGGACTTCGGAATGGCATTACTACCCGCAACGGCGATGACCAATGCTGCGGACAAACCTACATTGACCTCTACCTCATGGATAAAAAAGAGGAACGTATCCGCGACATCAAAGCCTGCATGGACAACCTAGTCAACAGCGAAAAGAAAGATGACTGGTCGTGGGTGGATGCCCTGCAAATGGCGATGCCCGTTTTTGCCAAGTTGGGGGTAATTTATGACGACAATCGCTACTACGAAAAAATGTACGATATGTATTTGTTCACCAAAAACCAGCACGGCGACAAGGGGCTTTACAACCCTGCCGAAGGGCTTTGGTGGCGCGATAAGGACTTTGACCCACCGTACAAAACCCCCGCAGGTAAAAACTGCTATTGGTCGCGCGGGAATGGCTGGGTAGTAGCAGCTTTGGTACGGGTACTCGACATTATGCCCAAAAACGCCCCTCACCGCGAAGAATACCAAAAAACGTACCTCGAAATGATGAAAGCCCTGTCTGCCCTCCAGCGCCCCGATGGCTACTGGAACGTAAGCCTAACCGACGAAACGGATTTTGGAGGTAAAGAACTTACTGGTACGGCTCTTTTTGTATATGGAATGGCGTGGGGAATGCGTACTGGTCTTTTGGACAAGAAAACGTACCAGCCCGTCGTTGCCAAGGCCATGAATGCCATGCTAAAAGAATGTGTCCATCCCAACGGCTTTTTAGGCTGGGTGCAAGGCACGGGAAAAGAGCCCAAAGATGGCCAACCTCTCAGCTACGACAAACAACCCGATTACGAAGACTTTGGCTTGGGCTGTTTTCTCTTGGCAGGCACCGAAGTTGTGAAGTTATAA
- a CDS encoding LptF/LptG family permease: MKLLDRYILKNFLITYVFTVLITLLIICVIDFTEKIDNFRKFNPPASEILFDYYANLIPYYANYLSPLLVFIATVFFTARMAARTEIIAIFSSGVSFLRMLVPYFIGSAMLALFTFYMVGWVIPRANKIRLGFEYKYIEDQYYFNQRNFHIKVAPKLYAYLESYNNASLTGYKFTLERIEGNQLKEKLTSDRIVWEPKKKKWTVYDYRIRKIDGLTETITKGTQIDTTLNLSPKDFENDKNRFEELTLTQLNDYIDLLKLRGADGVETYLLEKYTRFTHPFAFIILTIIGVVVSARKSRRGSGLQIAFGFILAFVYLLFFMLAKGIAESGTIPAIVAVWLPNIIFAAIGFVLYKTLPR, translated from the coding sequence ATGAAACTATTAGACCGTTATATTCTTAAAAACTTTCTCATTACTTACGTTTTTACGGTGCTCATCACGTTGCTTATTATCTGCGTGATTGACTTCACCGAAAAAATCGACAACTTCCGTAAGTTCAACCCGCCTGCGAGCGAGATTCTGTTTGACTATTACGCCAATCTGATTCCTTACTACGCCAACTACCTTAGCCCACTGTTGGTATTTATTGCCACCGTTTTCTTTACGGCTCGGATGGCAGCTCGCACCGAAATCATTGCCATTTTTAGTAGCGGGGTAAGTTTTCTAAGGATGTTGGTTCCTTATTTTATTGGTTCGGCCATGTTGGCTTTGTTTACGTTTTACATGGTAGGCTGGGTCATTCCTAGAGCTAACAAAATCCGATTGGGGTTTGAATACAAATACATCGAAGACCAATATTATTTCAATCAGCGCAACTTCCACATTAAAGTAGCTCCTAAACTGTATGCTTACCTTGAGAGTTACAACAACGCTTCGCTAACGGGATATAAGTTTACACTAGAACGCATCGAAGGCAATCAACTGAAAGAAAAACTTACTTCTGACCGCATCGTTTGGGAGCCTAAAAAGAAAAAATGGACGGTTTACGATTATCGAATTCGGAAAATCGACGGCCTGACCGAAACCATCACCAAAGGGACACAAATTGACACCACGCTGAACCTCAGTCCCAAAGACTTTGAAAATGATAAAAATCGTTTCGAAGAGCTAACGCTAACACAACTCAATGACTATATTGATTTGCTAAAACTTCGCGGAGCCGACGGGGTCGAGACTTATTTGCTCGAAAAATACACCCGCTTTACGCACCCCTTTGCCTTTATCATCCTGACCATCATCGGAGTAGTTGTATCGGCCCGAAAAAGCCGCCGTGGTTCAGGGTTGCAAATTGCGTTTGGGTTTATATTGGCCTTCGTCTATCTGTTGTTTTTTATGTTGGCCAAAGGGATTGCCGAATCCGGTACTATTCCTGCTATCGTGGCGGTATGGCTGCCTAATATCATTTTTGCCGCAATTGGTTTTGTGTTGTACAAGACATTACCGAGGTAA
- a CDS encoding type II toxin-antitoxin system RelE/ParE family toxin, with the protein MSFKIIAVQDFEKELKRLSKKYHSLKYDYLSLIETLEENPLQGTAIGKDCYKIRIPIKSKNKGKSAGARVITYAKIIDETVYLLSIYDKSEQSSISEREIINRLNSINKPQ; encoded by the coding sequence ATGAGCTTTAAAATTATAGCCGTTCAAGACTTTGAAAAGGAGCTTAAACGCTTGTCTAAAAAATATCATTCTTTAAAGTACGATTATTTATCCCTGATAGAAACACTGGAAGAAAACCCTCTTCAAGGCACTGCTATTGGTAAGGACTGCTATAAGATTCGTATTCCGATCAAATCCAAAAACAAGGGTAAAAGCGCAGGTGCGCGAGTAATAACGTATGCTAAAATCATCGACGAAACTGTTTATTTACTAAGCATTTACGACAAAAGTGAACAATCATCCATTTCAGAAAGAGAAATCATTAACCGACTTAACTCAATCAACAAACCCCAATGA
- a CDS encoding GntR family transcriptional regulator has protein sequence MNSALISINPSDKVPKYKQIVQSVMRDIERGVLKKGDQLPSISELSIEYLLARDTVEKAYRELRAKGLITSVQGKGYYVQSDSDKKIKILLIFNKLSSYKKIIYYSFLKALGDTAIVDLQVHHYSASRFQEIIEQNLGAYNYYVVMPHFTQDLDKAGYLDTLKSIPKNELVLLDRDIPELTSNPLSIYQRFDKDIFEALENANDLLLKYSKIALVFPSDGNYPVEIVQGVRNFCINYHKKFEVKDTINDEILETKTAYIVVEENDLAELAKKVKQAGYTLGKEIGLISFNETTLKELLGITVVSTDFETMGRTAASLLLNKQRIKVKNPFYMIRRGSL, from the coding sequence ATGAACAGTGCTCTAATTTCAATTAATCCCTCTGATAAAGTACCTAAGTACAAGCAAATTGTGCAATCGGTGATGCGGGATATTGAAAGAGGGGTTTTGAAAAAAGGAGATCAGCTGCCGTCGATAAGCGAACTGAGTATTGAGTATTTGTTGGCTCGTGACACGGTAGAAAAAGCGTACCGCGAGCTGCGGGCGAAGGGGCTTATCACATCGGTACAAGGAAAAGGCTATTATGTGCAGTCGGATAGTGATAAGAAAATTAAAATACTTTTGATTTTCAATAAATTAAGCTCTTATAAGAAGATAATTTATTACTCATTCTTAAAAGCGCTTGGCGATACTGCGATTGTGGATTTGCAGGTACACCATTACAGTGCAAGTCGTTTCCAGGAAATCATTGAGCAAAATTTGGGTGCTTACAACTATTACGTGGTCATGCCGCATTTTACCCAAGACCTCGATAAAGCTGGTTATTTGGATACGTTGAAAAGCATTCCGAAGAATGAGCTGGTGTTGTTAGACCGAGATATTCCCGAACTGACTTCTAATCCACTGAGCATTTATCAGCGTTTTGATAAGGATATTTTTGAAGCGTTGGAAAATGCCAATGATTTGCTCTTGAAATACTCAAAAATAGCCCTGGTTTTTCCGTCGGACGGAAATTATCCCGTGGAAATTGTACAGGGCGTGAGAAATTTCTGCATCAATTACCATAAAAAATTTGAAGTAAAGGATACCATTAACGACGAAATACTGGAGACAAAAACGGCCTACATCGTCGTAGAAGAAAACGACTTGGCGGAGTTAGCCAAAAAAGTAAAACAGGCAGGATATACGCTCGGCAAAGAAATAGGTTTGATTTCGTTTAATGAAACGACACTCAAGGAGTTGCTAGGAATCACAGTCGTCAGTACCGATTTTGAGACGATGGGACGTACAGCAGCTTCGCTTTTGTTGAACAAACAACGAATAAAAGTAAAAAACCCATTTTACATGATTCGGAGAGGATCTTTGTGA